A genome region from Arachis duranensis cultivar V14167 chromosome 6, aradu.V14167.gnm2.J7QH, whole genome shotgun sequence includes the following:
- the LOC107494094 gene encoding uncharacterized protein LOC107494094 translates to MAAAIQATAEALGQQINNNDNGKSGAQCPTTLATFLKVNPPMFKGTTNLTEADAWFQAMEQALQAQLVLQEQCVEFATYLLIGETSHWWQGARCLLQQGDDPIIWDAFQGAPGDFEEWKCIKYEGGLRSDILSLVGPMEIRTFSELVNKSRVAEECVKKAGA, encoded by the exons atggctgctgctatacAGGCCACTGCGGAGGCTCTTGGGCAACAGATAAACAATAATGACAATGGCAAAAGTGGAGCTCAGTGCCCGACGACACTGGCAACCTTCctaaaggttaatccacctatgttcaagggaaccaccaatCTGACTGAAGCCGAtgcatggtttcaggctatggaGCAAGCACTACAAGCGCAGTTGGTACTTCAAGAGCAGTGTGTTGAATTTGCTACTTATCTACTCATTGGGGAAACATCGCATTGGTGGCAGGGAGCCCGATGTCTCCTGCAGCAGGGGGATGACCCTATCATCTGGGATGCCTTCCAg GGAGCTCCGGGAGACTTCGAGGAATGGAAGtgcattaagtatgaaggagggctCCGAAGCGATATCCTAAGTttagtgggaccaatggagatcagaACTTTCTCAGAGTTGGTGAATAAGAgcagggttgctgaagagtgtgtgaaaaaggcAGGTGCATAG